The Stigmatella aurantiaca genome segment TTCAGCGCCAGCGGCCATGAGCGCACGGCGAAGGCCATAGACGCCCTGACCCAGGTGGACTTCGCCGCGGCCCGTGTCGCAGGCGGACAGGACGGCAAGCTGAGTGCCCCAAAGGTTGAGCCCTGCCAATTCTAGCGCCGTGACGAGGGTGGCCTCGGAAGAAGAGTTAGCGCTCAAGGGCGCGTTGAGGGCGCCTGAGAGGACGAGGCCGGAATTGAGCAGAGGCTCCTGTTGGGGAGGAGGTGCACTGCCCAGGGATTCGACAAAGGCCAAGCCTCGGGAAGAGGGAGGGGAGGGGGATTGGCCGAGGAAGAAGCCATGAGTGGCCAAATGGAGAATGCCCGGGGTGGGCAGGTGCAGAAGTCTTTCTTTGGAGGCTTCTGCGCCCAGAAAGAGCTGAGCCTGAGGAAGCAGGCGTTGAATGGCCTGGGCCTCCAAGCGAGTGCCCGGGAGGGGCACCCAGGCATGTCTCATCGAGTCCAGGGAAGGAGAGGACAAGACTCGCTGGACGGAGCCAGAAAGAGGGGCGCGGGTGGGAGAAGGAGGCGCGATGGACGGCGTGGCTGGAAACGCAGCGGAGAAGTCAGGGGCGGCGAAGACGAAGATGGAGGAGGAGGGCGAGATGTCCTGGGGACGAGGAAGCAGTTCGCGGCCCGAGGTGAGGTAGGAGAAGTCGAAGGAGTCGAGGAGGAAAGCCTGGCCGTCGTGAAGGGCGGAGAAGGGGATGAGGTTCAGCTGACTGTCGGGAGAAAGGAGGAGGCGGCGGGTGGAACCCAGAAGGGGAAGCAGAGGGAGGAAGGCGCGCCGGTAGAGTTCTTGCGCAGGGGTTTGAAAGGAGGCGTCTTCATCGGCCAGGGCATCGCGGAGACGGGAGACGGCGAGATCAATAGGAGAAGCGGGGCCGAGGTCCACGGCGCGGGTCGAGGAATCGGGGAAGAGAACCAGGGCCAGGTAGCGCATGGGGCTGGCCGTGCCGGAAGAGGGAACGAGGGGGATGTCTGAATAAGCGATGAATTCGACGAGGGCGGCATCCTGGGGGAGGGCGGATGCGACTCGGTGGACAATGTCTTCCGGGGAAGGAAGCGAGGAGAGCGCGCGAAGGGGGGCGGAGCGCTTGGCCAGTTCTGCTTCGAGCGAATCGCCCTCCAGGGTGAGTGCTTGAAGGCGCTGTTGATAGGCCTCTGGAGAGAGCGCGCCCGGGCCCGAGAAGGAGAGGGACGCCAGTTGGGTGCGCAGGCTGCGGAGGCGCTCGAAGGAATCGCGGTCCTCGGGCCCCAGGCGGAGGAAGAGGGTGCGGGAGACGCTGGCGGTCTCCGAGACAGAGCGGCCCTTGAGCAAGAGGGAGGCGCTGAGTGCGAGGCGTTGAACGCGAGCGTCCCGAGGGTGAGCGCGGAGCAGGGCGTAGATCCGTTGCTCGTCAGCCCGAAGATGCGAGAGGAAGGAGGAGAGGCGGGACTCTGAGAAGTCGAGGGCCTCGTGGCGAAGGCGGCGCTCGGAGATGGAGAAGGAGCGAGAGAGGAGGGGAAGCGCGTCAGAGAGGCGGTGCTGGGCCAGGCGAAGCTGCGCGAGGTGGTTCAGGGAGAGGGTGACATCGGGGTGGGTGTGGCCAAGGGCAGCTTCGCGAAGGGCCAGCGAGCGCTGGTGGAGAGGCGCTGCGCGGCCGTACAAGCCCTGTGCTTGGTAGAGGACAGCGAGGCTGTGAAGAGAGGAGGCGACGATGGGGTGAGCGTTGCCGAGGGTGGCTTTCCGGAGAGCGAGGGCGCGGCGTTGAAGAGGCTCCGCCTGTGCGTACAAGCCTTGCTGTGAGTAGAGGTTGGCGAGGTTGTAGAGGGATTCAGAGACGATCGGGTGACGTTTGCCGAGGGCGGTCTCAGAGAGGGAGAGGGTGCGTTGTAGGAGCGCCTCTGCCTGGGCATAAAATCCCTGATTGGAATAGAGAATCGCAAGGTTGATGCGAGCGGTGGCGACGAAGGGGTGGTGGCTGCCGAGAGAGGCTTCCCAGATGGCGAGCGCCTGTTGTTGGCAGGGCACAGCCCGGTCATGCAGCCCTTGATCCTGATAGATGACAGCAAGGTTGTTGAGAGTGATGGCGACGAGGGAATGAGTGGGACCGAGGGCTAATTCCGAGACAGCGCGTGCGCGCTGGAAGAGGGGCTCGGCCCGGTCGTATAACCCCTGGATGGAATAGAGGTGGGCGAGGTTGATGAGCGAATAGGCAATGTAGGGATGCTTGTCCCCGAGGGCAACTTCCTGAATCGAGAGCGCGCGTTGTAGGAGGGACTCCGCCCGGCTGTACAACGCCTGATGCGTGTAGAGGACGGCGAGATTGCCGAGAAAGGCTGCGACTTGGGGATGGCTCTTTCCGAGGTTTGTCTCCAGAATGGCAATCGCACGCAGGTAGAGGGGGCCCGCTTGGGGGTACAAGCCCTGTTCATGGTAGAGCTTGGCGAGGGTATTGAGAGAGTTGGCAACGTCGGTGTGGTTGTTGCCGAGGCTTGCTTCTCGAATGGCCAACGCGCGCAGGCAAAGAGGCTCCGCCTGGCTGTACAAGCCTTGGTCGATATAGATGAGGGCAAGGCCATTGAGTAGTAGGGCGACGTCGGGATGGCTCTTGCCAAGAGCGGCCTCGCGGATGGCGAGCGCAGGCCGGAAAAGGGACTCGGCAGTGGTCAAGTCTCCTTTTCGCAAATGAAGGTCACCCATTATCGCCAGGCAGGCCGCAACGTCGGGGTGCGTGTCCCCAAGCACGGCCTGCCGGAGTGTGAGCGCACGCTCCGCCTGTGCGAGGGCGTCGGAATATTTGCCTGTTTCCCTGAGCCGGAATGCCTCGTCTAAATTGGACTGGGCCTCTACCAATCGCGCATCGGGTGGCGCCTCGCTGGCCTGTCCAGTGGATACCCAGCAGAGCAAGACAGCCAATAGGCAACCGAAGGACTGATGCATTTTTTCCCCCTGTGAGGCGACATGGCGCCCGCGCCGAACTTTCGCAGGATGGCGCCCATCATCATCCAAGCCATTCCCTTCTTCTCGCAAGAGAGCCGGAGCGGCGCAGGGGGGAGTTTGGAGGCGTGCTCGGAGGGGGGCGCTCAGCGCTCCAGCAGCTGCTGGAGGGCACGGCGCAGAAAGCTTCCCGCCATCACCCCGGTCTCCGCGACCTTGACATAGAGCGGCAGGTCGATGAGGGCCGTGTGCTGCTCCGGCCGCGCCCATGCGTCGATGCCGGTGCGATCGACCCAGGCGCCGTGCAGCGGGAATCCGGGGCGCAGCCCCTGCTCCCCGGGTGCCGGCACAAGCTTCGAGAGGGGGCCTGCCGAGAGCGGTTGCTGCCCATCGAAGATCCAGATCTCGACATGCGTGTCGGCCGGCCCCCACACGCAGCCGACGAGCCAGCCGTCCTTCATCGTCGTTCCGCCCTCGCGGGGCACCCAGACGGGCGCTCCCATGAGCCAGCCGGGCGGGAACGCATACGCGCTCTCGAGCGCGAGGTTCGCGTCGAGCCGGAAGAGCTGCGTCGTGTTCGTGGGCGCGACGAGCCGCTCCAGGTACTCGGCCTCGGGGACGAGGCGCTCACTCGGCGCCCGGTGACGGCGGAAGTCTTCGAAGGAGCGGACTGCCAGGGTCTCTGGCAGGTACCCACCCGCGACCCAGTAGGTGTGGGTCTGCACCTGGGTCTGTGCCGCGAGGCTGCTCGCCGCGCTCGCACCGCCGGCGCGCTCGTAGGCAAGCGGCTGACACGGTGGCAGCAGGTTCACGCCGAAGCGGAAGTCGCTCGCGCTTGTGGGATCGGGGAACGCGTGGGTGGAACCCAGCACCGCCGAGGTCTCGCTCACGTGCACGACGTGCTTGCGCACCTGATTCAGATCCGTGGAGCCCGTGAAGAGCCCAAGGTAGTCGTCGTGGACCCGGTCGCCGGTCGCGAGCACATCCCCCTCGTGGAGCTGATCCGCGGGATCGGCGCCGAGGTTGTGCTGGGCGTAGATCGTGAGCTGTCCCGCGGTGTCGTCCCAGTCCACCAGGGCGTGGCTGAGTTCGCCCGGGAGCCGGACGCGGTGTGCGTCGACGCGGCGTGCCCCCTGTTCGATGGCGCCGCGCAGCGCGTCCTTGCGGATCACGTAGAGGTCACAGTGCGTGCTTGGGACTGGCGGGCGCATGAAGTGCTCGAGCGGCTTCCAGAGCGCGTCGAGCGAGGGGCGTGCGAAAGAGGGCAGCTTCCGCCGCAGCTCGTCCGTGAGCAGCCCGAGAATCGGCTCGACGAGCGCCCAGGTATTGAGCACGAGGTTCGAGTTGAAGACGAGCAGGTGGTCACGCGTGAGGCTGAGCTGGTGCGCCGACGCTTGCTCCATCGTGACCGGTTTGCCATCGGCATGGACGCGCAAGGGGCGCGCGGGCGCGCGCGAGGTGCCGTCCCACGAGGTCACGTAGAGATCGCCCCGCACGGCGCGCTGGGGGCTCGGGGTCAAGAAGTCGAGCACGCGCGGCACGACGTTGGTGAAGAGGAGCGCAGGCTGTCCCGAGTCGAAGTCAGGGTCGTAGACCGGGTGCCCTGTTGTCAGGATCATCGGGCTGAACGAGCTGCCGACAGAGGACTCGTAGTCACCCGTGCCGCCGACCGGGCTCACATGCGAGAACTCGCGGGGGTTGATCTCGGTGGGACGCCCCGCGTCGTACGAGAGCATCAGGCGGCGGCCGCCCGAGCCAATCTCAAAGGCTGGGATTGGCGCCGTGTTCGCGAGGTTCGCGATCCCCAACCAGCTCACCTCGGCGAAGTCGGTGCGGACCGAGGCCGCGGGCGCGATCGCGCGCAGGTGCTGGGACTGCACGTCGACAAAGCGCGTCGCGAGCACGTGCTCGCCGCCCGGACTGGCATCGAGATCGATCGACAACAGGCGCCCCGGGGCCGTCAGCAGGTGCGGGTTGGCGAAGCGCGCGGTGTTGGCATCGAAGATGGCTGCGTGGGGAAACACGGTGAGGAGCACGCGCCCCGAGAGCCCGGCGGGCAGCGGCGACGTCGGCACGTACCGCGCGGCGCGGTCCGCGAGTTCGCCGTGGTAGACATGCTTCAGGCCTGCGGCCATGGCGGCGCGGTAGGCGGGCTCGGGGATTGGGATGGGCGGCATGGGCGCGTCACCTGCGTAACACAGGCCCGAGCGACGCGCCCCCAGCCGCCACCGCCGGCGTCATGCGCAGGACGGGGACGGGGGAAGACCTGCCTCACGGCCGGTCTGCTAATAGCCGGGACTCTGTGCTTAATCGTCTCGTATTGGGACCCGCCGCCCCGGCCTGTTCAAGCGGCTAAGACAAGGAGAATCACCCTCAGGCCGAGCGAGATTTCGCGGTCATCTGGCGGAACACCGACAAGATCGTAGTCTCCCGCTCGCTCCCGGAGGTGACGACGGCGCGGACGCGGCTCGTCCGCGAGCTGAGCGCCGGCGACACCGGCAAGCTCAAGGCGGAGTCGGTCAAGGACATCGGCGCGACGGTCAGGCTGGAGCGGCTCGACACGCGCGCAGTCGAGAACGGCGTCACCTTCGTGCGCTATGCGGTGCGCAAGGGGGGCAGTCCGTATTCTTGGACTAGCCCTGCAATCCATTGATATGGTCTAATTCAGGAATAACCGTTGGGAGGGATATCCACCATGCTTTCACGCGCTGTCGCGGCCGCTGCCATCTTGTTCTTCGCGGT includes the following:
- a CDS encoding carotenoid oxygenase family protein; its protein translation is MPPIPIPEPAYRAAMAAGLKHVYHGELADRAARYVPTSPLPAGLSGRVLLTVFPHAAIFDANTARFANPHLLTAPGRLLSIDLDASPGGEHVLATRFVDVQSQHLRAIAPAASVRTDFAEVSWLGIANLANTAPIPAFEIGSGGRRLMLSYDAGRPTEINPREFSHVSPVGGTGDYESSVGSSFSPMILTTGHPVYDPDFDSGQPALLFTNVVPRVLDFLTPSPQRAVRGDLYVTSWDGTSRAPARPLRVHADGKPVTMEQASAHQLSLTRDHLLVFNSNLVLNTWALVEPILGLLTDELRRKLPSFARPSLDALWKPLEHFMRPPVPSTHCDLYVIRKDALRGAIEQGARRVDAHRVRLPGELSHALVDWDDTAGQLTIYAQHNLGADPADQLHEGDVLATGDRVHDDYLGLFTGSTDLNQVRKHVVHVSETSAVLGSTHAFPDPTSASDFRFGVNLLPPCQPLAYERAGGASAASSLAAQTQVQTHTYWVAGGYLPETLAVRSFEDFRRHRAPSERLVPEAEYLERLVAPTNTTQLFRLDANLALESAYAFPPGWLMGAPVWVPREGGTTMKDGWLVGCVWGPADTHVEIWIFDGQQPLSAGPLSKLVPAPGEQGLRPGFPLHGAWVDRTGIDAWARPEQHTALIDLPLYVKVAETGVMAGSFLRRALQQLLER
- a CDS encoding CHAT domain-containing tetratricopeptide repeat protein, whose amino-acid sequence is MHQSFGCLLAVLLCWVSTGQASEAPPDARLVEAQSNLDEAFRLRETGKYSDALAQAERALTLRQAVLGDTHPDVAACLAIMGDLHLRKGDLTTAESLFRPALAIREAALGKSHPDVALLLNGLALIYIDQGLYSQAEPLCLRALAIREASLGNNHTDVANSLNTLAKLYHEQGLYPQAGPLYLRAIAILETNLGKSHPQVAAFLGNLAVLYTHQALYSRAESLLQRALSIQEVALGDKHPYIAYSLINLAHLYSIQGLYDRAEPLFQRARAVSELALGPTHSLVAITLNNLAVIYQDQGLHDRAVPCQQQALAIWEASLGSHHPFVATARINLAILYSNQGFYAQAEALLQRTLSLSETALGKRHPIVSESLYNLANLYSQQGLYAQAEPLQRRALALRKATLGNAHPIVASSLHSLAVLYQAQGLYGRAAPLHQRSLALREAALGHTHPDVTLSLNHLAQLRLAQHRLSDALPLLSRSFSISERRLRHEALDFSESRLSSFLSHLRADEQRIYALLRAHPRDARVQRLALSASLLLKGRSVSETASVSRTLFLRLGPEDRDSFERLRSLRTQLASLSFSGPGALSPEAYQQRLQALTLEGDSLEAELAKRSAPLRALSSLPSPEDIVHRVASALPQDAALVEFIAYSDIPLVPSSGTASPMRYLALVLFPDSSTRAVDLGPASPIDLAVSRLRDALADEDASFQTPAQELYRRAFLPLLPLLGSTRRLLLSPDSQLNLIPFSALHDGQAFLLDSFDFSYLTSGRELLPRPQDISPSSSIFVFAAPDFSAAFPATPSIAPPSPTRAPLSGSVQRVLSSPSLDSMRHAWVPLPGTRLEAQAIQRLLPQAQLFLGAEASKERLLHLPTPGILHLATHGFFLGQSPSPPSSRGLAFVESLGSAPPPQQEPLLNSGLVLSGALNAPLSANSSSEATLVTALELAGLNLWGTQLAVLSACDTGRGEVHLGQGVYGLRRALMAAGAETVLVSLWKVNDDSTRLLMDLYYRNLLAGQGRASALRTAMLSLRSTHPHPHAWAPFIVLGSDAPLRSITPISAQIQKPDASP